The following coding sequences lie in one Kribbella sp. NBC_00709 genomic window:
- a CDS encoding DNA-formamidopyrimidine glycosylase family protein, whose translation MPELPEVESLATFLRERAVGHAFARADITAISALKTYDPPVSAMVGLLIDDVQRHGKFLDISAQGVHLVIHLARAGWLRWKEEQNTGLVRPGKGPIALRTVLDDGSGFDLTEAGTQKKLAVYVVRDVNEVPGIARLGPDPFTLSLEDFSEILKKQGRVQLKGVLRSQSVIAGIGNAYSDEILHVAKMSPFKPASNLSEDELKTLYDAMRETLQDAVDRSAGLAVQDLKSEKKSGLRVHGRKGEKCPICGDIVREVSFADSSLQYCATCQTGGKPLADRRLSKLLK comes from the coding sequence GTGCCTGAGTTGCCGGAGGTGGAGTCGCTTGCCACGTTCCTGCGGGAGCGTGCGGTGGGGCATGCGTTCGCGCGGGCCGATATCACCGCGATCAGTGCGCTGAAGACGTACGACCCGCCGGTGTCCGCGATGGTCGGGTTGCTGATCGACGATGTGCAGCGGCACGGGAAGTTCCTGGACATTTCCGCGCAGGGCGTGCACCTGGTGATTCACCTGGCCCGCGCGGGCTGGCTGCGGTGGAAAGAGGAGCAGAACACCGGGCTGGTCCGGCCGGGGAAGGGGCCGATCGCGCTTCGGACCGTGCTGGACGACGGCTCCGGGTTCGACCTGACGGAGGCCGGGACCCAGAAGAAGCTCGCGGTGTACGTCGTGCGCGACGTGAATGAGGTCCCCGGGATCGCCCGGCTCGGGCCGGATCCGTTCACCCTGTCGCTGGAGGACTTCAGCGAGATCCTCAAGAAACAAGGCCGGGTTCAGCTCAAGGGCGTCCTGCGGAGCCAGTCGGTGATCGCCGGCATCGGCAACGCGTACTCCGACGAGATCCTGCACGTCGCGAAGATGAGCCCGTTCAAACCCGCGTCGAACCTGTCCGAGGACGAGCTCAAGACCCTGTACGACGCGATGCGCGAGACCCTCCAGGATGCGGTCGACCGCTCCGCCGGCCTCGCCGTCCAGGATCTGAAGTCGGAGAAGAAGTCCGGCCTGCGCGTGCACGGCCGCAAGGGCGAGAAGTGCCCGATCTGCGGCGACATCGTCCGCGAGGTCAGCTTCGCCGACTCCTCCCTGCAGTACTGCGCCACCTGCCAGACGGGTGGCAAGCCGCTGGCCGACCGAAGGCTGTCGAAGCTGCTGAAGTAG
- a CDS encoding rhodanese-like domain-containing protein, with amino-acid sequence MFQNQEIPSMVVAELDDDLLAEAFVLDVREPDEWDRGHIEGAVHIPLGQLQDRVGEVPLDQKVLCVCAVGGRSGMATQFLNQLGREAINLDGGMHAWQTSGRPVSTN; translated from the coding sequence ATGTTCCAGAACCAGGAGATCCCCTCGATGGTCGTGGCTGAGCTCGACGACGACCTGCTCGCGGAGGCGTTCGTGCTCGACGTGCGCGAGCCCGACGAGTGGGATCGCGGGCACATCGAGGGCGCCGTGCACATCCCGCTCGGCCAGCTGCAGGACCGGGTCGGTGAGGTGCCGCTGGACCAGAAGGTGCTCTGCGTCTGCGCGGTCGGCGGCCGCTCCGGGATGGCCACCCAGTTCCTGAACCAGCTCGGCCGCGAGGCCATCAACCTCGACGGCGGCATGCACGCCTGGCAAACCTCCGGCCGCCCGGTCAGCACCAACTGA